Proteins from a genomic interval of Bos mutus isolate GX-2022 chromosome 15, NWIPB_WYAK_1.1, whole genome shotgun sequence:
- the LOC102274655 gene encoding LOW QUALITY PROTEIN: olfactory receptor 4S1-like (The sequence of the model RefSeq protein was modified relative to this genomic sequence to represent the inferred CDS: inserted 4 bases in 2 codons) encodes MGSKNNVTEFVLLGLFRAXEMQRACFLVFSLFHVLTVLGNLLVVVTINASKTLHAPMYFFLCHLSFADMCYPSASTPKMIADTLVERKTISFEGCMTQLFSAHFFGGTEIFLLTAMAYDRYVAICRPLHYATIMGRRKCGLLAGASWVAGFLHSILQTLLTVQLPFCGPNEIDSFFCDVHPLQKLACADTYVVGLIVVANSGMISLVSFIILIISYVVILLNLRSRSSESRRKALSTCGSHXIAVLLVLVPPMFMYIRPSTTLAADKLVILFNIVMPPLLNPLIYTLRNSEVKNAMRKIFRVKGSSGGEVKLQGFS; translated from the exons ATGGGCTCCAAGAACAACGTGACTGAGTTCGTCTTGCTCGGCCTTTTCCGAGC GGAGATGCAACGTGCCTGCTTCCTGGTCTTCTCTCTCTTCCACGTGCTCACGGTCCTGGGGAACCTTCTGGTCGTCGTCACCATCAACGCCAGCAAGACCCTGCACgctcccatgtacttcttcctctgccACTTGTCCTTTGCCGACATGTGCTATCCATCCGCTTCCACACCCAAGATGATTGCTGACACCTTGGTGGAGCGCAAGACCATCTCCTTCGAGGGCTGCATGACCCAGCTCttttctgcccacttttttgGTGGCACCGAGATCTTCCTCCTCACggccatggcctatgaccgctatgtggccatctgtcgGCCCCTGCACTATGCGACCATCATGGGCCGCCGGAAGTGCGGCCTGCTGGCGGGGGCCTCCTGGGTGGCTGGCTTCCTGCATTCCATCCTGCAGACACTCCTCACAGTCCAGCTGCCCTTCTGTGGGCCCAACGAGATCGACAGCTTCTTCTGTGACGTCCATCCCCTGCAGAAGCTGGCCTGTGCAGACACCTATGTGGTGGGGCTCATCGTGGTGGCCAACAGCGGCATGATTTCTTTAGTGTCCTTCATCATCCTTATTATCTCCTATGTGGTCATTCTACTGAACCTGAGAAGCCGGTCTTCTGAGAGCCGGCGCAAGGCTCTGTCCACATGCGGCTCACA CATCGCTGTGCTTCTGGTCCTGGTGCCCCCCATGTTCATGTACATTCGACCCTCCACCACCCTGGCCGCTGACAAACTTGTCATCCTCTTTAACATCGTCATGCCACCTTTGCTGAACCCTCTGATCTACACGCTGAGGAACAGTGAGGTGAAAAATGCCATGAGGAAGATCTTCAGGGTCAAGGGGAGCTCGGGGGGAGAAGTGAAACTACAAGGCTTCTCATGA